The following coding sequences lie in one Arachis hypogaea cultivar Tifrunner chromosome 4, arahy.Tifrunner.gnm2.J5K5, whole genome shotgun sequence genomic window:
- the LOC112795707 gene encoding uncharacterized protein isoform X3, whose protein sequence is MARTCSCHGTWFRPRYSTLFMMCSKTTVHKCTSAATLPAMAPMITMSFLAVNMRSLRILKPKAANCLVHVERPRCVLSCAKELKPLPKVGFTCCLAMDGVKILASGFDTNEKLKIEEIVTEMGGLLHTKASLDLNFVIVKNVLAAKYKWALNILKKPIVTYEWLKQCSEEHRVVPQESYKVLPFSGLTICVTGIPADKRKEIEKLTLQNGGKYSAELTKKCTHLISDAPEGDKYKVAKRWGHIYTVTRKWFDQSIARRACLNEESYPVQNGPVSSQKVIKDIDVQHSQETDISKFQSGVSSAVTDPNMLVSSYAEFVDKDQEATCSEYTSSFTNVATFVKDTNAEAPRGKPSDELNLDGPVANDSESDDNDLYLSECKIFLVGFEASDMRKLVNMVRKGGGSRYMSLNAKLTHIVVGNPSESEKKDVRSLAALGVIYVVKTSWLEDCNREKKEVPVLRRHIASDLLVPKGSIVKGASTSMSMVQGKSCGFPKSLQSAQVVGVMASGGVKPVSLGKDKLDVGTSVHSFSKAMGQNQHASNKMTAPKMTVTQRDPSVEYVKSTTVFKGKIFCFSDLFPEERRAEVIEWIHQGGGQVISGKVKHGVHFTVECHGVTPMMTANSQSTYVSSHWIRSCLQAGYLMDVGSHILYSPLSCRVPLPGFESFRFCVSQYEEKERILLRNLCFVLGAKFVEKLTKKVSHLLCKFKNGPKYDAACKWGIRSVTAEWLFECVKQNGVVAIDHFLPKEVTAQDREAGICTVSQFPTQAVQMISDLTSQYLNQSQNSTDKVNRGIYSGLASNGTDLKISNIQSKKARLVEDPDRVSSAVYSGIHHVNGMNFSEDNTVKDAGQVPHAVPDVAAAIEDLLEETSKMHDQRSPGSTGRERSIYSSGCTIVCEENSNPNAVFGLSKHWLNRGGRKDDDGEASRDRRAETYDHFSETQTESQVVGYEEDLSGRQMLIDRVRTRSSAQ, encoded by the exons ATGGCGCGAACGTGTTCATGTCACGGAACCTGGTTCCGCCCGAGGTATTCGACACTCTTCATGATGTGCTCAAAGACAACGGTGCACAAGTGCACCTCTGCTGCGACCCTTCCCGCAATGGCCCCAATGATTACCATGTCATTTCTTGCAGTAAACAT GAGAAGTTTGAGGATCTTAAAGCCAAAGGCTGCAAATTGCTTGGTACATGTTGAAA GACCCAGATGTGTTCTTTCATGTGCTAAAGAACTTAAGCCTTTGCCTAAAGTTGGATTTACGTGTTGCCTTGCCATGGATGGTGTCAAAATACTTGCATCTGGCTTCGATACCAATGAGAAG CTTAAGATAGAAGAGATTGTGACTGAAATGGGTGGTCTTCTACATACTAAAGCATCACTGGATTTGAACTTTGTCATTGTGAAAAATGTTTTGGCTGCAAAATACAAG TGGGCTTTGAATATACTGAAGAAACCAATAGTTACTTATGAATGGTTAAAGCAATGCTCAGAGGAGCATCGTGTTGTTCCTCAGGAGTCATACAAGGTCCTTCCTTTCTCCGGGTTGACGATTTGTGTTACTGGGATTCCAGCAG ATAAACGCAAAGAGATTGAGAAGCTTACTTTACAAAATGGTGGAAAGTACTCTGCAGAATTGACAAAGAAGTGCACTCATTTGATTTCTGAT GCTCCTGAAGGTGACAAATATAAGGTAGCAAAACGTTGGGGCCATATTTATACTGTGACGAGGAAATGGTTTGATCAATCTATTGCTCGAAGAG CATGTCTGAACGAGGAGTCCTACCCAGTTCAGAATGGACCTGTATCTTCACAGAAAGTGATTAAGGACATAGATGTACAGCATAGCCAAGAAACGGATATTAGTAAATTTCAATCTGGAGTATCCTCAGCTGTTACAGATCCAAACATGCTGGTTTCTTCTTATGCTGAGTTTGTAGATAAAGACCAAGAAGCTACATGTTCAGAATACACGTCTTCTTTTACAAATGTTGCTACATTTGTCAAAGATACAAATGCTGAAGCACCTCGAGGAAAGCCCAGTGATGAATTGAACCTTGATGGCCCTGTTGCCAATGATTCTGAATCTGATGATAATGATCTGTACTTATCCGAGTGCAAAATCTTTCTTGTTGGCTTTGAAGCTTCTGACATGCGGAAACTAGTTAATATGGTGCGGAAAGGTGGAGGTTCCCGATATATGTCTTTAAATGCCAAGCTGACACACATAGTTGTTGGAAACCCTTCAGAATC GGAAAAGAAGGATGTAAGGAGTCTTGCTGCTTTAGGTGTCATTTATGTTGTTAAAACGTCCTGGCTTGAAGATTGTAACCGTGAAAAGAAAGAAGTCCCTGTTCTAAGGAGACACATTGCATCTGATCTACTTGTTCCAAAAG GAAGCATTGTCAAAGGAGCATCAACAAGCATGTCCATGGTTCAAGGTAAAAGCTGTGGTTTTCCTAAAAGCTTGCAGAGTGCTCAGGTGGTGGGAGTTATGGCCTCTGGAGGTGTAAAGCCAGTATCTTTGGGGAAAGATAAACTGGATGTGGGTACAAGTGTTCACTCATTCAGTAAAGCAATGGGGCAAAATCAACATGCTTCTAATAAGATGACAGCTCCAAAGATGACAGTGACACAACGTGATCCCAGTGTAGAATATGTTAAGTCCACAACAGTTTTCAAAGGGAAAATATTTTGTTTCTCGGATTTATTTCCTGAAGAAAGg AGAGCTGAGGTCATCGAATGGATACATCAAGGGGGAGGACAAGTAATAAGTGGGAAAGTAAAACATGGTGTCCATTTTACTGTTGAATGTCATGGTGTAACACCCATGATGACAGCAAATTCCCAAAGTACATATGTTTCGAGTCATTGGATACGATCTTGCTTACAG GCCGGATACCTAATGGATGTTGGCAGTCATATTCTTTATTCTCCACTTTCCTGTCGCGTTCCCTTGCCCGGGTTTGAAAgctttcggttttgtgtttcgcaatatgaggaaaaagaaagaattcTACTACGGAACTTGTGTTTTGTTTTGGGAGCTAAATTTGTGGAGAAGTTAACGAAGAAGGTCAGCCATTTGTTGTGTAAATTCAAGAATGGGCCCAAGTATGATGCTGCTTGTAAATGGGGGATCCGGTCAGTTACTGCCGAATGGCTGTTTGAATGTGTCAAACAG aatggAGTTGTTGCCATAGACCATTTTTTACCAAAAGAAGTCACTGCTCAAGATCGGGAGGCAGGAATTTGTACTGTGAGTCAATTTCCTACTCAGGCCGTTCAAATGATAAGTGATCTGACGTCCCAGTATCTGAATCAATCACAAAATTCGACAGACAAAGTAAATAGAGGCATATATAGCGGACTTGCCAGTAATGGGACcgatttaaaaatatcaaatattcagAGCAAAAAGGCAAGGCTTGTGGAAGATCCTGATAGGGTGTCTTCTGCAGTATATTCAGGTATTCATCATGTCAATGGAATGAATTTTTCTGAAGACAATACCGTAAAAGATGCTGGACAGGTTCCTCATGCTGTTCCTGATGTTGCTGCTGCAATTGAGGACTTGTTAGAGGAGACAAGCAAG ATGCATGATCAGAGGTCACCAGGGAGTACAGGGCGTGAGAGAAGT ATCTATTCATCGGGTTGTACTATCGTTTGTGAAGAGAATTCCAATCCTAATGCTGTGTTTGGATTGTCGAAACACTGGTTAAACAG AGGTGGCAGAAAAGATGATGATGGTGAGGCTTCTCGAGACAGACGAGCTGAAACTTATGATCATTTTAGCGAAACACAAACAGAATCTCAG GTTGTTGGTTATGAAGAGGATTTGTCTGGAAGGCAAATGCTTATTGACAGAGTTCGAACTCGAAGTAGCGCACAATAA